One segment of Alnus glutinosa chromosome 2, dhAlnGlut1.1, whole genome shotgun sequence DNA contains the following:
- the LOC133861087 gene encoding vascular-related unknown protein 1, translated as MENSMSSCVNKPVASKGTTKDCPEESGWTAYFEDFSSYRENSFSSSLGTSSLVSDAASSAAWKITTYNDLKTPKRLSFKKTRTKVISVDDSLEDTASSPVNSPKVSDLERPVDHMNPRKAHHDPIISSLGKGSALEHFPELQADERSCETNFSGKNNDSTDLRKRGLCLVPLSKLVNYFG; from the exons ATGGAGAACTCCATGAGTTCATGTGTGAACAAACCTGTTGCTTCCAAAGGAACAACAAAAGACTGTCCTGAGGAGAGTGGTTGGACTGCATACTTTGAAGATTTCTCAAGTTATAGAGAAAATAGTTTCTCTTCTAGTTTAGGTACCTCTTCTTTGGTCTCTGATGCTGCTTCTTCTGCTGCATGGAAAATCACCACCTACAACGATCTGAAGACTCCTAAGAGATTATCTTTCAAGAAAACAAGAACCAAAGTAATTTCTGTTGATGATTCTTTGGAGGATACTGCCAGCTCTCCAGTTAATAGTCCCAAG GTTAGTGATTTGGAACGGCCAGTTGATCATATGAATCCTAGAAAGGCACATCATGATCCTATAATTAGTTCTCTG GGAAAGGGAAGTGCTTTAGAGCATTTTCCAGAACTCCAGGCAGATGAAAGAAGCTGTGAAACGAACTTTAGTGGAAAGAACAATGACAGTACAGATTTAAGGAAGAGGGGGCTGTGCTTGGTTCCATTGTCCAAGCTAGTTAACTATTTTGGTTGA